The window TTCGTCCCGAGCCAGGCGCAAACGATTACGAGCAGGCAATCGGAGGCGGTTGCGACCTACGAGCGTGCGCTCGGCGATTTCAAGGCGATTCTGGCCGAGCGGCGGCGCCAGATCGACGCCAAGGAGCCGCTGCCGAACCTGCCGGGACAGGCGCTGTATCTTGCACGCGTCGCGGTGATCAGTGCTTACAAGGATCTCACCGACGCCATGCCGTCGCGGATCGGCAGGCCCAACAAGTTCGAGATACCGCCGGCCTATTTCGATGCCGACATCGAGCCGCTGGTCGACGAATACTCAAAACTGTTCGAGATCATGGAAGCGCCGCCGGCCGGCGCGCAGAACTCGGCGACGCCGTTCAAGGACGTAGTCGATCTCGCAGTTGCGATCGCGCGCGCCAAGGGGCTTGCGCCTGACCACGCCGAAGCCGCGGGCCGGATCAGCCTCGGGCTGTTCTTCGCCGAGACCAACGGCAAGCAGAACGTCCGCAACGGGCGCTCGAACACCTATATGGGCAGCTTCCAGACCGGCCCCTCCGAGGACCGCAACGGCCGCAGGAAATGGGAGACCATCAAGGCCGAGATCGCGGCCGCCGATCCCGAGTTGAGCGCGCGCGACGACAAGGAGGAGGCGCGCGCCCGCGGCAGCGATCATCGCTTCAATCACTGGACCAACGTGCGCGACGGCCTGATGAACGCGCATGCGGATGTTTTCCGGGAGATCCCGGGAATCGTGAAGACGCTGCCCGACCCGATCGACCAGATGAAGCTGTTCGAGCTGATCCAGATCGTTCCTACGCCGACACGGTCGGCGCTCAAGTCCGGCGATCTCCTGAACTACAGGGTGTCGAGTCCGACCATCATGAAGCACCTGCGCAACAACAGCATCTTCGCATTCGGACAGGCCGACCGGGCGCGCACCTCGGCAAGCTTCCGGGAAATCCTTGGCGCGATGTGGCTGTTCAAGCGGAAATTCGAAAAGGCGATGGCGAAATATGCGGAGATCAAACCGCGCTGAGGGGCTGCTCGCGGCGTGGCACGCGGGTGAGAGGCGCCAGCCCGCGGGCATCCGCACCGCGGAGCCGTAGGGCCTGCTCTACTCCAACGGGATCGTCGCGTTCTTTGTGAGATTGTTGTCATGGGCCTCGCCCAAAATCCAACGCTCGTGGCGACGAGGACTCCTGCCGCACAACCGCGCTCCGAAGGGCCGTCAAAGGCGCTTGGTGAAATGGTAGCGACGAATGCCGCCACCTATGGTCTTGTTGCTGGCGGCTGCGGCAGTCTCTTCGCGTCCGCTTTGGTATCCCGCGTTTCGATACAGAGCCAGCGCGTCCCGCTGAAGCTCCGACGTGCTCAGCTGCAGTTGTTGCCGATTTCGCCGGCGGCATTCATCCTCCGCGAACGCCAGCATCTTTCGCGCAATTCCCTGGCGCCGCAAGCCGGGAGCGACGTACATGCGCCGCAACTCCATCGCATGCTCGCCTGAGGCCTCGAGACCGAACATGCCGACGATCTCGTCGTCGGCTACGGCGACCCAGAAACCGCCGTTCTGACTTGCATAATAATCCGCGAGCCGATCGATCTCTTCGGCGAGAGAGTGGACGATGTAGCGTTCAAACGCCTCCGCCATATGCGCTGGAGCCAATAGACGATTCACCCGGATGAACAGCTCGCGCACGGCAGCGGCATCAGGCGGCGCAAAGGCGCGAATCTCAATCTCTCTTGTCATGGAGGCGCTGCCGCCGCTACTCGGTTCTTATCGACGAATCCTTCAGACCATTGTTGTCATACGCCTTGCGCAAGGTGCCGTTCGTCACCGCCTCGTTCATGAACTTGCTCACGAACGCCAAAGCCTGGCTGCGGCCGAGCGGGACGGCGACGGCCGTGACGGTCTTCTTAAACGTCTCGTCGAGCACGCGCGTGCCCGGAATCTTCTGCGCCATCTTGTTGAGCTGGTCGCGCGACAGGGCGAAGGCATCGATCTCGCCGCTCCTCAGGAGGCCGAAGATCTCGTCATAGGTCTGGTAGCCCGTAACTTTCGCGTTCTTCAGATGCGCGACGGCGCCGCGCATGGTCGTGGTGGCGTTGACGGCCGCGACCTTGATGCCGGGCTGGTCGAGCGTGGCGAAGTTGGTGACGCTCGAGCCTGATTTGACGATGTAGGTGGCATCCGCGACCTCGTAGATCGGGCCGAACATCATCATGGTCTCGCGCTCGGGATCCTTGGGGAGCCAGGTGACGTCCCAAGCATCTTTTTCAAGAGTCCCCTTCGATGCCGCATCGGTGATCTGGCCGGAATTCTGGTGCACGACATATTCGACGGGGACGCCGAGCTGGGCGGCCATCTCCCTGCCGAGATCGACCGGAACGCCGGCATAGCCGGCTTCGGTCTTGGTGGACCAGAACGCGCCGCCCGCCGGGCTGATTGCGATCGCGACCCGCAGCTTGCCGGTCGGTGCGATCTCGTCCTTCAGACCATCGGCTAGCGCGGGCATGGCAACGGCCGCGGCGAGAACGAGGCCGGCAAGGACTGATTTAAGGACCGACTGGAGAGACGTGGGCATGTCATGATCTCCCGACCTCTTCTTTTATTCTTCTCTTGTTGGTCCCGACTGCTTCGCGTGCCGCCGCCGGGCCCTTGACATAATTCTGGTCGATCGTGCGCGCGATGAAAAGCGGTTTGTGATTGCAAAACTGCCAAAGGCCACAGCGCAGTCTGCAGTGCAAGGTCGACGACTGCCATGGCTATGGTGTTCCACGTCCGGGCATTTGTTGGTAGCCTCCCGCCCCGACAGACAGTAACCGGGGGCCACCGAATGACCTGCGCGAATCCCGCATCTCCCGCACGACGCAACGGAGCGTGGAGACGTGTCGGGCGGGCACTGGCCGCCGCCATGGCCGTGGCCGCGCTCGCCGGCTGTGAGGACAAGAATACGTTCGTCGCCCCGCCGCCGCCCAAGGTGGACGTCGCCGCGCCGGTGCAGCGCCCGGTGACGCGGTATGTCGAGGCCACCGGCAACACCGCGCCGGTCAAGAATGTCGATCTCGTCGCGCGCGTGCAGGGATTCCTGCAATCGATCGACTACCAGGATGGCGCGTTCGTCAAGCAGGGTACCCAGCTGTTCACGATCGAGCCCGAGACCTACAAGCTCAAGCTCGACCAGGCGCAGGCGGCCGAGGCCGGCGCACAAGCCTCGCTCCGGCAGGCGGAAGCCGACTTCAAGCGGCAGAGCGATCTCGTGCAGCGGCAAGCGGTCTCGCAAGCGACTTTGGACAGTTCGACCTCGAACCGCGACAACGCACAGGCCAACCTCCAGCAGGCCCAGGCCAACACCCGCCTCGCCGAAGTCAACTACGGCTACACCAAGGTGAGCGCACCATTCGACGGCGTCGTCAGCGCGCATATGGTCTCGATCGGCGAACTCGTCGGGGTCTCCTCCCCGACTCAACTCGCCTCCATCGTCGCGATGGATCCGATCTATGTGAACTTCACAGTCAACGAGCAGGACGTGCTGCGCATCCGTGCCGAGGCCGCTCGCCGCGGCCTCACTGCCGCCGACATGAAGCAATTCCCGATTCAAATCGGCCTGCAGACCGAGGCCGGCTATCCGCATGAGGGCAAGCTCGACTATGTCGCCCCGACCCTCACCCAGTCGACCGGCACGCTCGCAGTGCGCGGTCTCGTGCCCAACGACAAGCGGGTGCTGCTGCCCGGCTATTTC of the Bradyrhizobium sp. WSM1417 genome contains:
- a CDS encoding GNAT family N-acetyltransferase — translated: MRELFIRVNRLLAPAHMAEAFERYIVHSLAEEIDRLADYYASQNGGFWVAVADDEIVGMFGLEASGEHAMELRRMYVAPGLRRQGIARKMLAFAEDECRRRNRQQLQLSTSELQRDALALYRNAGYQSGREETAAAASNKTIGGGIRRYHFTKRL
- a CDS encoding ABC transporter substrate-binding protein; this translates as MPTSLQSVLKSVLAGLVLAAAVAMPALADGLKDEIAPTGKLRVAIAISPAGGAFWSTKTEAGYAGVPVDLGREMAAQLGVPVEYVVHQNSGQITDAASKGTLEKDAWDVTWLPKDPERETMMMFGPIYEVADATYIVKSGSSVTNFATLDQPGIKVAAVNATTTMRGAVAHLKNAKVTGYQTYDEIFGLLRSGEIDAFALSRDQLNKMAQKIPGTRVLDETFKKTVTAVAVPLGRSQALAFVSKFMNEAVTNGTLRKAYDNNGLKDSSIRTE
- a CDS encoding efflux RND transporter periplasmic adaptor subunit produces the protein MTCANPASPARRNGAWRRVGRALAAAMAVAALAGCEDKNTFVAPPPPKVDVAAPVQRPVTRYVEATGNTAPVKNVDLVARVQGFLQSIDYQDGAFVKQGTQLFTIEPETYKLKLDQAQAAEAGAQASLRQAEADFKRQSDLVQRQAVSQATLDSSTSNRDNAQANLQQAQANTRLAEVNYGYTKVSAPFDGVVSAHMVSIGELVGVSSPTQLASIVAMDPIYVNFTVNEQDVLRIRAEAARRGLTAADMKQFPIQIGLQTEAGYPHEGKLDYVAPTLTQSTGTLAVRGLVPNDKRVLLPGYFVRVRVPFTQEKDALLVPDTALGSDQGGRYLLVVNGDNVVEQRKVQIGPVDNGLRVIESGLKPEDRVVTSGLLRVIPGQKIDPQVTKIEQPQASAK